A portion of the Stigmatopora argus isolate UIUO_Sarg chromosome 15, RoL_Sarg_1.0, whole genome shotgun sequence genome contains these proteins:
- the unc79 gene encoding protein unc-79 homolog isoform X5 — MSHEAQTRSVEATMHECKNKDLLYVISYGPSQVKPPAVQMLFHYWPNLKPPGAISEYRGLQYTAWNPIHCQHIECHNAINKPAVKMCIDPTLSVALGDKPPPLYICEECSQRIAGDHAEWLVDVLLPQAEISAICQKKNCSSHVRRAVVTCFSAGCCGRHGNRPVRYCKRCHVNHHSSEVGAAAETHLYQTSPPPINTRECGAEELVCTVEAVISLLKEAEIHAEQREFELNRRRQMGLSSSHHSLDNMDFDNKEDDQHDQRLLSQFGIWFLVSLCTPNENTPTESLARLVSMVFQWFHSTAYMMDDEVGSLVEKLKPQFVTKWLKTVCDVRFDVMVMCLLPKPVEFARVGGYWDKSCSTVTQLKEGLNRILCLIPYNVISQPLWECFMPEWLESIRTEVPDQQLKEFREVLSKMFDIELCPLPFSMEEMFGFISCRFSGYPASVQEQALLWLHVLSELDIVVPLQLLIGMFSDGVNSLKELANQRKARASDLTSNTGARRVSVVSDPGRRGQHNTLSPFPSPFRSPFRSPLRCSPFKNLGHATGHCALDLDCDDDDMNLGCFILMFDLVLKQMELQDDGVMLGLDTCLGKDIVGIVNNVFQAPWGGSHTCQKDEKALECSLCQSSILCYQLGCELLERLTPREEIRLVEATDSLEDTLLVSQPDFSLGGGNGSEEEDNPNTARPDNPSNQSPEANPMINNSDKRFSYQQLPVSLKLIYTILQEMSKFEEPDILFNMLNCLRILCLHGECLYLARKDHPHFLAYIQEKMLIPSLWSMLKSEFCQLASLAVPQLLHALSLSHGADIFWNLINTNFTSKDWKIRFEAVEKVAVLCRFLDIGAVTKNHLLKYSLAHAFCCFLASVEDVNPAVATRARLLLDTIKRPALQGLCLCLDFQFDTVVRDRPVILSKLLLLHFLKKDVPALSWEFFVNRFETLSLEAQLHLDCNKDFPFPTTITAVRTNVANLSDAAMCKIRRARFARNRQKSVRSLRDSVKGGPPESKRAFSLPESLSNRLSLRLTRQEHSAPTLGDMMEKVLPGQTLPPEDEGGIQDLLPEDAGIDHQTVHQLIMVLMKFMAKDKSSAEADIGSAKAFNTVKRHLYVLLGYDQQEGCFMIAPQKMRTSTCFNAFIAGIAQVMDYNISLGKQLLPLVVQVLKYCTCPQLRHYFQQPPRCSLWALRPHIRQMWLKALLVILYKYPYREMDGSKVVIHLIYITINTLNAQYHSCRPHATAGPLYSDNSNVSRYSEKEKEEDSVFDESDVHDTPTGAANKESQTFFARLKRIGGSKSIKYQPVELNAKKSEIELSEYREASALQDSILHCVREESTRKKRLQAMNKQKSLDIANTDSILFNLDEHRRKSCIDRCDSLAPPVTSPSSRPARGKGSSDGSWVRAEGNDRRGSRGGHSDVSKPVIPEVRLSCMETFEDRRQRAGREDRDLIDLSSDCTSIPEKHSLLSVSDSDSLVFESLPPLRIVESDEDFDFNVVMGPKFSGSPKLLASPASSSTLRLSPVVQVSVEDCSGEKKIPDLLTGETFSEKKPPPSSEVSDPEDNSCQGSPVMTLKQKRDLLRKTPHLTDTSLDDALGTPEEGKCSSPSGRTIFLDIPEDKAEPLSSPERSNDEEEYGDDEEEDEADSDHKAHDDDDDDDNDEAEFKIQIVPRQRKQRKIAVSAIQREYLDISFNTFDKLGNEQVADTDHKALSTLEKPRESSSAPTLEAAMPETSHRSSVSAQYRQVKRGSLGALTMSQLMKRQLEHQSSAPHNISTWDTGPTKTSLLSAPSTVSMFVPAPEEFIDEQPTLMSDRCRDCAAVLEEYDEETLGLAVVVLSMFIHLSPDLAAPMLLDIMQSVGRLASSANFSGQAESMLIPGNVAGVAKQFLRCMFHQLAPNGILPQLFQSNIKDGSFLRTLASSLIDFNELSSVAALNMLLEGLNNKKSLPAGGTMLHCLDNIATFMEAIPMDSPSNLWTTICNQFQTFLAKLPSVLPLKCPMDSSLRIIICLLKIPTTNSTRSLLEPFSKLLSFVIQYGIFSLSYLVELCGLCYKGFNKERDKFYMSRIVVLELLQALKFKSPLPDTNLLLLVQFICVDTGTRLAESTVIQKHMIATLPGCTTAAMECMRQYVSELLDFIADMHTLTKLKSHMKACCQPLHEDTFGGNLKVGLAQVAAMEISKGNHRDNKAVLRYLPWLYHPPSTMQQGPKEFIECVSHVRQLSWLLLGSLTHCALHQGSTSCMPIPLDAGSHIADHLIVILIGFPEQSKTSVLHMCSLFHAFMFAQLWTVYCEQAAAAPSLQNQNHTEFSSGAILTGLEFWSRVTPSILQLMAHNKVMVEMVCLHVISLMEALQECNSTIFVKLIPMWLPMIQSNLKHLSAGLQLRLQAIQNRVNHQCLQGQTVGGPPLALRKWLQCTQFKMAQVEIQSSEAASQFYPM; from the exons ATGTCTCATGAAGCACAAACAAGAAGTGTGGAAG CTACCATGCATGAGTGCAAAAATAAG GACCTTCTTTACGTCATATCTTATGGCCCATCTCAAGTCAAGCCTCCGGCAGTCCAGATGTTGTTTCACTATTGGCCTAACCTGAAGCCACCTGGAGCCATCAGTGAATATCGAGGATTGCAGTACACCG CTTGGAATCCTATTCACTGTCAGCATATTGAGTGCCACAATGCCATCAATAAACCTGCCGTCAAG atgTGCATAGATCCCACTCTTTCGGTTGCCCTGGGAGACAAACCGCCTCCTCTTTACATATGCGAGGAGTGCAGCCAGAGAATAGCCGG AGATCACGCTGAATGGCTGGTTGACGTTCTTCTGCCCCAAG CGGAAATATCTGCCATTTGCCAAAAGAAG AACTGCAGCTCTCACGTCAGGAGGGCCGTGGTCACCTGCTTCTCGGCCGGTTGCTGCGGGCGCCATGGTAACCGGCCTGTCCGCTACTGCAAGCGTTGCCATGTCAACCACCACAGCAGCGAGGTGGGGGCTGCGGCGGAGACCCATCTGTACCAGACCTCGCCTCCTCCGATCAACACCCGCGAGTGCGGGGCTGAGGAGCTCGTTTGCACCGTGGAGGCTGTCATAAG CCTACTCAAGGAGGCTGAAATTCACGCAGAACAACGGGAGTTTGAGCTCAACAGGCGTCGGCAGATGGGCCTTTCTTCCTCCCATCATTCCCTGGACAACATGGATTTTGACAACAAGGAGGACGACCAGCACGACCAGCGCCTCCTCAGCCAGTTTGGCATCTGGTTCCTG GTGAGCCTTTGCACCCCAAACGAGAACACGCCCACTGAGAGCCTGGCCCGATTGGTCAGCATGGTTTTCCAGTGGTTTCACTCCACCGCCTACATGATGGACGACGAGGTCGGGAGCTTGGTGGAGAAGCTCAAACCGCAATTTGTCACCAAGTGGTTAAAGACGGTGTGTGACGTGCGATTCGACGTCATGGTCATGTGTCTGCTGCCCAAACCTGTCGAATTTGCCAGG gTGGGAGGTTATTGGGACAAGTCGTGTAGCACGGTGACTCAACTAAAGGAGGGCTTGAACCGCATCCTGTGCTTGATCCCTTACAATGTCATCAGCCAGCCACTGTGGGAATGCTTCATGCCCGAGTGGTTGGAGTCCATCCGCACAGAGGTTCCTGACCAGCAACTCAAAGAGTTCCGGGAAGTCCTCAG CAAGATGTTTGACATTGAGCTGTGCCCGCTTCCCTTCTCCATGGAAGAAATGTTTGGTTTCATCAGCTGCCGATTTTCCGGCTACCCGGCGTCCGTGCAAGAGCAGGCTCTGCTGTGGTTGCAC GTGCTATCCGAGCTGGATATTGTGGTGCCTCTCCAGCTACTGATCGGCATGTTCTCGGATGGCGTCAATTCTTTGAAGGAGCTGGCCAATCAGAGGAAGGCGCGTGCTTCCGATCTGACCAGCAATACTGGCGCTCGCAGG GTGAGCGTGGTGTCTGATCCAGGTCGGCGCGGCCAGCACAACACCCTGAGTCCGTTCCCGAGTCCTTTCCGGAGTCCCTTCCGGAGCCCGCTACGCTGCAGTCCCTTTAAAAACCTGGGCCACGCCACGGGTCATTGTGCCCTGGATTTAGACTGCGATGACGACGACATGAATCTGGGCTGTTTCATCCTCATGTTTGACCTCGTCCTAAAACAG ATGGAGCTGCAAGATGACGGCGTGATGCTGGGTCTAGACACCTGCCTGGGGAAAGATATCGTAGGGATCGTCAATAACGTCTTCCAAGCCCCATGGGGGGGCTCGCACACCTGCCAGAAGGATGAGAAGGCCCTGGAGTGCAGCCTTTGCCAATCCAGCATTCTGTGTTACCAGCTGGGCTGCGAGCTCTTGGAGAGGTTGACCCCCCGGGAAGAGATTCGTCTGGTG GAAGCCACTGATAGTTTAGAAGACACCTTGTTGGTCTCTCAGCCCGATTTCTCCCTCGGCGGGGGGAACGGAAGTGAAGAAGAAGACAACCCGAATACAGCGCGCCCCGACAACCCCAGTAACCAATCACCCGAAGCTAATC CAATGATAAATAATTCCGACAAGAGATTCTCCTACCAGCAACTTCCCGTGTCTTTAAAACTCATATACACCATCCTGCAG GAAATGTCCAAGTTCGAGGAGCCCGACATCTTGTTCAACATGTTGAACTGTCTGAGGATTCTCTGTCTGCACGGAGAGTGTTTGTACCTTGCCCGTAAGGACCATCCCCATTTCCTGGCCTACATCCAGGAGAAAATGCTCATCCCCAG TCTGTGGTCAATGCTGAAGTCGGAGTTTTGCCAGCTGGCCTCTTTGGCGGTGCCTCAGCTTCTCCACGCCCTCTCTCTGTCGCACGGGGCGGACATTTTCTGGAACCTCATCAACACAAACTTCACCAGCAAAGACTGGAAAATACGATTCGAAGCAG TGGAGAAGGTGGCAGTGCTGTGCCGCTTCCTCGACATTGGCGCCGTAACCAAAAACCACCTGCTCAAGTACTCCCTCGCCCACGCCTTCTGCTGCTTCCTGGCTTCGGTGGAGGACGTCAATCCAGCCGTGGCCACCCGAGCCAGACTTCTGCTGGACACCATCAAAAGGCCAGCGTTGCAG GGTCTTTGCCTCTGCCTGGACTTCCAGTTCGACACGGTCGTGAGGGATCGGCCCGTCATTCTCAGCAAACTCCTACTACTCCATTTTCTGAAGAAAGACGTGCCTGCTCTCAGCTGGGAGTTCTTCGTCAACCGCTTTGAAACGTTATCACTCGAGGCTCAGTTGCACCTGGACTGTAACAAGGACTTCCCTTTCCCCACGA CCATTACGGCAGTGCGAACCAACGTGGCCAACCTCAGCGATGCAGCCATGTGCAAAATACGCCGAGCGCGTTTTGCCAGAAACCGCCAGAAGAGCGTGCGATCCCTGCGGGACAGCGTGAAGGGCGGACCGCCAGAGTCCAAGCGGGCGTTCTCGCTCCCCGAGTCGCTGAGCAACCGACTCT CTCTAAGACTCACCAGGCAAGAGCACTCCGCCCCAACACTCGGCGATATGATGGAGAAAGTCCTGCCAG GACAGACGCTGCCCCCCGAAGACGAGGGCGGGATCCAGGACCTGCTCCCAGAAGACGCCGGCATAGACCACCAGACCGTCCACCAGCTCATCATGGTGCTGATGAAATTCATGGCCAAAGACAAGAGCAGCGCCGAGGCCGACATCGGCAGCGCCAAGGCCTTCAACACGGTGAAGCGTCACCTGTACGTGTTGCTGGGTTACGACCAGCAGGAGGGCTGCTTCATGATTGCGCCTCAGAAGATGCGCACGTCCACCTGCTTCAACGCCTTTATTGCGGGCATCGCACAG GTGATGGACTATAACATCAGCTTAGGGAAGCAGTTACTTCCTCTGGTAGTCCAGGTGCTGAAGTACTGCACGTGTCCTCAGCTGAGACATTACTTCCAACAGCCACCTCGATGCTCACTTTGGGCCCTGAGGCCACACATCAGGCAGATGTGGCTCAAAGCCCTGCTGGTCATTCTCTACAAG TACCCTTACAGAGAAATGGATGGAAGTAAAGTGGTCATTCATCTGATTTATATTACCATCAACACCCTGAACGCCCAGTATCACAGTTGTCGACCCCACGCAACTGCGGGTCCCCTCTACAGCGACAATTCCAACGTGAGCCGTTATAGcgaaaaagaaaaag AGGAGGACAGCGTTTTTGACGAGTCGGACGTTCACGACACCCCCACCGGAGCGGCGAACAAGGAGTCGCAAACCTTTTTTGCCCGCTTGAAAAGAATTGGCGGCAGCAAGTCCATCAAATACCAACCGGTGGAGTTGAATGCCAAGAAAA GCGAAATCGAGCTGTCGGAGTACCGGGAAGCCAGCGCCCTCCAGGACAGCATCCTCCACTGCGTACGGGAGGAGAGCACCAGGAAGAAGCGTCTCCAGGCCATGAACAAGCAGAAGTCTCTGGACATCGCCAACACGGACTCCATCCTGTTCAACCTGGACGAACACCGCCGCAAATCCTGCATCGACCGTTGCGACTCGCTGGCGCCCCCCGTGACCTCGCCCTCGTCGCGCCCGGCCCGCGGCAAAGGCTCCTCCGACGGCTCCTGGGTTCGCGCGGAGGGGAACGACAGGCGGGGGTCTCGAGGCGGGCACTCCGACGTCTCCAAACCGGTCATCCCCGAGGTCCGCCTCAGCTGCATGGAGACCTTTGAGGACAGACGCCAACGCGCGGGAAGGGAGGACCGAGACCTGATCGACCTGTCCTCCGATTGCACCTCCATCCCGGAGAAACATTCCTTGCTCTCCGTGTCCGATAGCGACTCCTTGGTGTTCGAGTCCTTGCCCCCGCTGAGGATCGTGGAGAGCGACGAGGACTTTGACTTCAATGTCGTGATGGGCCCCAAGTTCAGCGGGAGTCCCAAACTTCTGGCTTCCCCCGCCAGTAGCAGCACCTTGAGACTGTCTCCCGTGGTTCAGGTGAGCGTGGAGGACTGTTCCGGGGAGAAAAAGATCCCAGACCTCCTGACGGGAGAGACGTTTTCCGAGAAGAAACCGCCTCCCTCTTCGGAAGTGTCCGATCCAGAGGATAACAGCTGCCAGGGGAGCCCCGTCATGACCCTAAAGCAGAAGCGAGACCTGCTGAGGAAGACGCCCCACTTAACGGACACCTCGCTGGACGACGCCCTCGGGACCCCAGAGGAGGGCAAGTGCTCCAGCCCCTCCGGAAGGACCATCTTCTTGGACATCCCGGAAGACAAGGCCGAGCCCCTGTCCTCACCCGAGAGGAGCAACGACGAGGAAGAATACGGCGACGACGAGGAGGAAGACGAAGCGGATAGCGATCACAAAGCgcacgatgacgatgacgacgacgacaacgacGAGGCGGAGTTTAAAATCCAGATCGTTCCTCGGCAGCGCAAGCAAAGGAAGATAGCCGTGAGCGCCATCCAGAGGGAGTACCTGGACATCTCCTTCAACACTTTTGATAAGCTCGGGAATGAGCAGGTCGCCGACACAG ATCACAAAGCTTTGTCCACCCTGGAAAAACCCAGAGAATCTTCCTCGGCGCCGACGCTTGAAGCGGCCATGCCCGAAACGAGCCACCGCTCTTCAGTATCTG CTCAGTACCGTCAGGTGAAGCGAGGTTCCCTGGGGGCGCTGACCATGAGCCAACTGATGAAGAGACAGCTGGAGCATCAGTCCAGCGCACCGCATAACATCAGTACTTGGGACACTG GTCCGACCAAGACGAGCCTTCTCTCGGCGCCGAGCACAGTCAGCATGTTTGTCCCTGCGCCTGAAGAATTCATTGACGAGCAGCCCACTCTAATGTCTGACAG GTGTCGGGACTGTGCTGCTGTTTTGGAAGAATACGATGAGGAGACTCTGGGCCTAGCCGTAGTGGTGCTTTCCATGTTCATCCACCTCAGCCCCGATCTGGCTGCTCCTATGCTCCTGGACATCATGCAATCTGTGGGCAG GTTAGCGTCCAGCGCGAATTTTTCAGGACAAGCTGAGAG CATGTTGATCCCAGGGAATGTTGCAGGGGTAGCCAAGCAGTTCCTCCGCTGTATGTTCCACCAGCTGGCTCCAAATGGCATTTTGCCACAGCTTTTTCAAAGCAACATTAAAG ACGGAAGCTTTCTTCGAACGCTTGCCTCGTCGCTCATCGATTTCAACGAACTGAGCTCCGTCGCCGCCCTCAACATGCTCCTTGAG GGCTTGAACAACAAGAAGAGTCTTCCTGCAGGGGGCACTATGCTGCACTGCTTGGACAACATCGCCACCTTCATGGAGGCCATCCCCATGGACTCCCCGAGCAACCTGTGGACCACCATCTGCAACCAGTTCCAGACGTTCCTCGCCAAACTGCCCTCCGTGCTTCCTCTGAAG TGCCCGATGGATTCCAGTTTGAGGATTATCATTTGCCTTCTGAAAATTCCCACTACAAATTCCACTCGG AGTCTCCTGGAGCCTTTTTCCAAGCTGCTGAGCTTCGTGATCCAGTATGGCATCTTCAGCCTTTCCTACTTAGTCGAATTATGTGGACTCTGTTACAAGGGCTTTAACAAG GAGCGAGATAAGTTCTACATGTCCCGCATCGTGGTGTTGGAGCTGCTCCAAGCGCTCAAGTTCAAATCCCCGCTGCCTGACACGAACTTGTTACTGCTggtccag TTCATCTGCGTGGATACCGGCACGCGGCTAGCCGAATCCACCGTCATCCAAAAGCATATGATCGCCACCTTGCCCGGG TGCACCACGGCGGCGATGGAGTGCATGAGACAGTACGTGAGCGAGCTCCTGGACTTCATCGCCGACATGCACACCCTCACCAAACTGAAA AGTCACATGAAGGCTTGCTGCCAGCCGTTACACGAGGACACTTTCGGGGGGAACCTTAAAGTGGGCTTGGCCCAAGTGGCCGCCATGGAGATCAGCAAAGGCAATCACCGTGACAACAAAGCTGTGCTCCGTTATCTTCCCTGGCTTTATCATCCTCCTTCGACCATGCAACAAGG